The Prochlorococcus marinus str. MIT 1214 sequence ATGATTAATTAGTAATCAAAATCACCACCCATTCCACCACCTGCTGGGGAAGCATCTTTCTTCTCAGGCAAATCAGCGACTATGCATTCAGTAGTAAGAACCATTCCTGCTATTGAAGCAGCATTTTGCAAACCAGAGCGAGTTACCTTTGCAGGATCAACAATTCCAGCAGAGAGCATATCTACATATTCACCAGTTGCAGCGTTGTAGCCATCGTTAACTGGCTTGGATTTAACGTTCTCTGCAACAACTGCTCCATTAGCACCAGCATTCTCAGCTATGCGCATGAGTGGTGACGTAAGAGCAGCTTCAACAATATTTGCTCCGATTAATTCCTCACCAGAAAGATTCGATGAGGACCAATTACCCAATGCGGGAGCTAAATGAGCGAGTGTAGTTCCACCACCAGGAACGATTCCTTCTTCAACTGCAGCTTTAGTTGCGTTAATTGCATCCTCTAATCGAAGTTTCTTGTCTTTCATCTCAGTCTCGGTTGCAGCTCCAACCTTCACTACAGCCACACCACCAGATAGTTTGGCTAATCTTTCTTGAAGCTTTTCTTTGTCATAGGTTGAGTCCGTCTCATCCATCTGCTTCTTGATTTGTTCACATCTAGCATTAACAGCTACTTCATTACCTTCAGCAACAATTGTGGATGTGTCCTTATTAATTGTGACTCGCCTTGAAGAACCAAGCATGTCAAGAGTGGCATTCTCAAGTTTTAATCCTGCATCCTCAGTTATGAGTTGACCATTTGTTAGAACAGCCATATCTTCAAGCATCGCTTTTCTGCGATCTCCAAAACCTGGTGCTTTAACAGCTGCAACGTTTAACACGCCTCTGAGCCTATTGACCACCAATGTGGCTAAAGCTTCTTTTTCAATGTCTTCAGCAATTATCAGGAGAGGTTTACCAGTTTTAGCCACTTGTTCTAGTACGGGAACAAGATCTTGAACCAGGCCAATTTTTTTGTCCGTGAGTAAAATGTAAGGGTCATCCAACACTGCTTCCATTCTCTCAGTGTCGGTTGCGAAGTAAGGAGAAATATACCCTTTATCAAAGCGCATTCCTTCAGTGACCTCTAATTCAGTGGTCATTGATTTACCTTCTTCTAAAGAAATAACACCTTCTTTGCCAACTTTATCCATTGCGTCAGCGATCATTTTACCAACTTCTTCATCATTACCAGCTGCAATAGTCCCACATTGGGCAATTGCATTACTGTCACTAATGGGCTTTGAATGATCTTTTATTTTTTCAACCAAAAATTCAGTTGCCTTATCAATTCCTTTTTTCAAAGTGATTGCATTTGCTCCTGCTGCGACATTTTTCAAGCCAGCTTTGACCATTGCATGAGCAAGAACAGTTGCAGTGGTTGTCCCATCTCCTGCCGCATCATTAGTTTTTGAAGCAGCCTGACGAATCAGAGCAACTCCAGTATTTTCAATGTGATCTTCGAGTTCTATTTCTTTAGCGATTGTTACACCATCATTAATTATTTGAGGTGCACCAAACTTTTTCTCGAGAACAACATTACGACCTTTAGGTCCTAAAGTGACTGCGACTGATTCAGCCAAAATGTCAATACCTCGCTCGAGTGCACGGCGGGCTTGCTCGTTGTAAATGATGCGCTTAGCCATAAGAGGCGATTTCCTTTGATTTCTAAAAGTTGTTTGGTTTGGAATTCAGCTTAAAAGCTGAGAATTAATTGACGACAGCCAGAATGTCTTTCTCAGAGAGAAGTACGTACTCATCGCTGCCCAGTTTGATATCAGTACCTGCGTACTTACTGTAGAGAACCTTGTCTCCAACACTTACTTCAGGAGATTGACGGGAACCATCTTCGTTACGTTTTCCAGGACCAACCTGAGCAACTTCACCGACTTGAGGTTTCTCTTTAGCAGTGTCGGGAAGCAATATGCCACCCGCCGTCTTCTCTTCTGATTCAGAAACTTTTACAAAAACACGATCTCCAAGTGGCTTGACAGTGGAGACGCTGAGAGATACAGCTGCCATAAATTAGTGCAGTAGCAAAAAAAACAAAAAGCGCTTAGCGCTGACTCGATAAAGAGTATTACTCATTACCAACGACATTAATTTATGCATCTAAGCACTCTCAAGACCACATATATTCTGTGCGGTTGACCGAACACTGAAAAAAAATGCCTGTGAAGTGGTAGTCTAAGCCGCTGATAAGAGTATGCAAATCAGAGCATGCTCACAAAGTTTCTAGTTATCTTATGGCCGCTTCTGCTACCTCTACTGTTGGAACTAAAGGTATTGTTCGCCAAGTAATTGGTCCTGTTTTAGATGTTGAATTCCCAGCTGGCAAACTCCCTTCAATCCTTAATGCATTAAGAATTGAAGGCAAGAATCCTGCCGGGCAAGATGTTGCGTTGACAGCAGAAGTTCAACAATTACTAGGTGATCATCGGGTTAGAGCCGTTGCTATGAGCGGAACTGATGGATTAGTTAGAGGTATGGAGGCTGTTGACACTGGAGCTCCAATTTCTGTACCTGTTGGCGAAGCCACCCTTGGAAGAATATTCAACGTCCTTGGAGAGCCTGTTGATGAGCAGGGCGACCTTCAAAACGTAACAACTTCACCAATTCACCGTTCAGCTCCAAGCCTTACAGACCTAGAAACTAAACCAAAAGTATTTGAGACTGGTATTAAAGTTATTGATTTACTTGCTCCATATCGTCAAGGTGGAAAAGTTGGATTGTTTGGAGGTGCAGGTGTAGGAAAAACAGTTCTTATCCAAGAGCTCATTAATAATATTGCGAAAGAACACGGGGGCGTATCAGTTTTTGGTGGAGTTGGAGAAAGAACAAGAGAAGGTAATGATCTATATGAAGAATTTAAAGAATCTGGGGTTATCAATTCAGATGATCTGACCAAGTCAAAAGTAGCCTTGTGCTTTGGTCAAATGAATGAGCCACCAGGCGCAAGGATGAGAGTTGGCTTATCTGCATTGACGATGGCTGAGCATTTTCGTGATGTAAACAAACAAGATGTTCTTTTATTTATTGATAATATTTTCAGATTTGTTCAAGCTGGTTCAGAAGTATCTGCATTGCTAGGCCGTATGCCTTCAGCCGTTGGATATCAACCGACATTAGGAACAGATGTAGGTGAGCTTCAGGAGAGGATTACTTCAACTCTTGAGGGATCCATCACCTCAATTCAAGCTGTTTATG is a genomic window containing:
- the atpD gene encoding F0F1 ATP synthase subunit beta, translated to MAASATSTVGTKGIVRQVIGPVLDVEFPAGKLPSILNALRIEGKNPAGQDVALTAEVQQLLGDHRVRAVAMSGTDGLVRGMEAVDTGAPISVPVGEATLGRIFNVLGEPVDEQGDLQNVTTSPIHRSAPSLTDLETKPKVFETGIKVIDLLAPYRQGGKVGLFGGAGVGKTVLIQELINNIAKEHGGVSVFGGVGERTREGNDLYEEFKESGVINSDDLTKSKVALCFGQMNEPPGARMRVGLSALTMAEHFRDVNKQDVLLFIDNIFRFVQAGSEVSALLGRMPSAVGYQPTLGTDVGELQERITSTLEGSITSIQAVYVPADDLTDPAPATTFAHLDATTVLARALAAKGIYPAVDPLDSTSTMLQPSVVGDEHYRTARAVQSTLQRYKELQDIIAILGLDELSEEDRKTVDRARKIEKFLSQPFFVAEIFTGMSGKYVKLEDTIKGFNMILAGELDHLPEQAFYLVGSIEEVKAKAEKIESEAKD
- the groL gene encoding chaperonin GroEL (60 kDa chaperone family; promotes refolding of misfolded polypeptides especially under stressful conditions; forms two stacked rings of heptamers to form a barrel-shaped 14mer; ends can be capped by GroES; misfolded proteins enter the barrel where they are refolded when GroES binds), whose product is MAKRIIYNEQARRALERGIDILAESVAVTLGPKGRNVVLEKKFGAPQIINDGVTIAKEIELEDHIENTGVALIRQAASKTNDAAGDGTTTATVLAHAMVKAGLKNVAAGANAITLKKGIDKATEFLVEKIKDHSKPISDSNAIAQCGTIAAGNDEEVGKMIADAMDKVGKEGVISLEEGKSMTTELEVTEGMRFDKGYISPYFATDTERMEAVLDDPYILLTDKKIGLVQDLVPVLEQVAKTGKPLLIIAEDIEKEALATLVVNRLRGVLNVAAVKAPGFGDRRKAMLEDMAVLTNGQLITEDAGLKLENATLDMLGSSRRVTINKDTSTIVAEGNEVAVNARCEQIKKQMDETDSTYDKEKLQERLAKLSGGVAVVKVGAATETEMKDKKLRLEDAINATKAAVEEGIVPGGGTTLAHLAPALGNWSSSNLSGEELIGANIVEAALTSPLMRIAENAGANGAVVAENVKSKPVNDGYNAATGEYVDMLSAGIVDPAKVTRSGLQNAASIAGMVLTTECIVADLPEKKDASPAGGGMGGDFDY
- the groES gene encoding co-chaperone GroES codes for the protein MAAVSLSVSTVKPLGDRVFVKVSESEEKTAGGILLPDTAKEKPQVGEVAQVGPGKRNEDGSRQSPEVSVGDKVLYSKYAGTDIKLGSDEYVLLSEKDILAVVN